The window CTTTGCTATAGCTTTCGCGCCAGATCTTGCGGCTCCATTTCGGATACAGCGCATTGGCGCGGATGTGTTCACCGATGCCGATCGGGTCGCTATGGTATTTGTTTTGCAGATCATCCAGCAAATTTTTCATGCGCACGGTCAGCCCCCGTTCGATCGCCCGCTCCACTTTTTTCAACTGGGCCGGTTCGGAGAGCGGCTTGGGGCCGGTGTATTCGACGACCTGCCCGGCGACCTCGACCTCGAACACCACCACGGGGTTGCCGTCTTTCATCGAGACTTTGTAGCGGTGATCGGCGCGGACGAACGTCAGCATGATCTGCTCCGTGACCTTGTTGTTCTTGCCGGTGCGCAGCGCCTGTTTGATATCCCCTCCTTCGCCCGAACCGCGCAGCAGCAAAAGCATTTTGGTCTCCTCCGGCGACAGCGAGCCGACAAATTTGTCATCGCGAAACAGCGCGGTGCCGGCCGCCGACACGTTGCCGCCCAGCTTCTTCACATAAGGAACGATCGGGTCGGCGCCGTAACTGTGATACTGACGTATAAAATCGTGCAGCGTCGTGCGGGGAACGGTGTAGTTTTTCGCTTCCTTACGCAGCAGTTCAAAGATGTATTTGCCGATCTGCGGGCGGTCTCGATAACTGCCATTGATGAGCTCCTGCGTTGTGCCGTCGGAGATGCAGAGGATCAGCGAAGAGGTGATGTTCACGTCGCGCTGCAGCGTGTCGAGCACCCGCAAGACGCCTTGCCGGGCCAGCGTTTCCGAAAAGATCGCCGTGCGCAGCTGGCCGGAGACCACTTGGCGGTCGGTCGACATCGAGATGTTGCTGCGCGCCTCTTTGGACAGGTCGCCTTTCGAAGTGATGATCTGCACTTTCTCTGTGGCCTCCTCGGAGACTTCCGGCATGGCGACGGTCATCTTGAGCATGCCGCTTTTGTCGACGTCATAGCCGACGACGAGGATCAGTCCGAGGTCTTCCAGCACGTTCTGCCGCGCGCAGCCGGTGACCAGCACGGCGGCGGCGAGCAGGGCGAGCAGCAGTTGCCGTGAGCGCTTCATGAAGCCTGCACCTCCTGCTTCGGCGTATCGGAGGGCGGCTGCTCGTCCGCCTTCTTGTGGAAGATCAGGGCGATGAGCAGCAAGAGCGGAGGCAGCCCGACCGACACCAGAGCGCCGATCATCCCGGCCAGCTCCTGCATCGTCGTCAAATCCATCAAGTTTCTCGGGTAGATGCCGATCCCATAAACAATCGGAGCCAAGACCAGCACGCAGGTGGTCGGTCTCCATTTGTTAAAGTGGGCCAGATAGCGACTGGCCGCCCAGATGTAGGAGGCGGCCGTGTTGACGATCAGAAAAGACCAGGTGACGATCCCGATGTGCTCGATGCGCTCGATGATCGGCAGCATGACGATCTTGAACAGGTGCAGAGTCGGCGAAAGCATCGATTTGATCTGCTCCTGTGAATAAAAGCCGATCGCGATCAGCACGACGATCAGGTATATGGCTGTGGTCATCCAGGTGCCGATCGAAGAAGCGAGCAGCGCCTTTTTTTTGTATTGCAAAAAGGGGTAGATCACCAGCAGCAGCTCGAAGCCGACCGCGGAGATGCCAACTTCCCAAGTCGCTTGGAGCAGCGAGATCAGCTTCACATGGAACAGGGGCCGGTAATAGTCGGTCTGGAGGTCTTGGATCGGCACGACCAGCAGCGCCATCATCCAGATCGTCCCGAAAAAAGTGACGACCGCAAACTGACCGAGCACCCGCGCGCCGCCCAGCGCGCAGTAGACGGTCGGCATGATCAGCAGAATGTAGAACATCAAGGTCGAGGTGGTCGGAAACAGCCACTGCTGCACCACTTCGATGTAGCTGCGCGTGACGACAGCCGCCACAAATACGAAGTACAGGGCAAACACAGCG of the Tumebacillus sp. BK434 genome contains:
- a CDS encoding Ger(x)C family spore germination protein: MKRSRQLLLALLAAAVLVTGCARQNVLEDLGLILVVGYDVDKSGMLKMTVAMPEVSEEATEKVQIITSKGDLSKEARSNISMSTDRQVVSGQLRTAIFSETLARQGVLRVLDTLQRDVNITSSLILCISDGTTQELINGSYRDRPQIGKYIFELLRKEAKNYTVPRTTLHDFIRQYHSYGADPIVPYVKKLGGNVSAAGTALFRDDKFVGSLSPEETKMLLLLRGSGEGGDIKQALRTGKNNKVTEQIMLTFVRADHRYKVSMKDGNPVVVFEVEVAGQVVEYTGPKPLSEPAQLKKVERAIERGLTVRMKNLLDDLQNKYHSDPIGIGEHIRANALYPKWSRKIWRESYSKADVRVNFKLNIIRTGIIK
- a CDS encoding GerAB/ArcD/ProY family transporter — translated: MKQKQRKQLNQQKNHTFFSLRSLDFSQTILFVQTCQVGAGLFNLPRLVSEKAGHSGWIAILIAGMIIQVAVIFIVKLLHRFGNLDVYQIMNKLFGRWLGSTLGAVFALYFVFVAAVVTRSYIEVVQQWLFPTTSTLMFYILLIMPTVYCALGGARVLGQFAVVTFFGTIWMMALLVVPIQDLQTDYYRPLFHVKLISLLQATWEVGISAVGFELLLVIYPFLQYKKKALLASSIGTWMTTAIYLIVVLIAIGFYSQEQIKSMLSPTLHLFKIVMLPIIERIEHIGIVTWSFLIVNTAASYIWAASRYLAHFNKWRPTTCVLVLAPIVYGIGIYPRNLMDLTTMQELAGMIGALVSVGLPPLLLLIALIFHKKADEQPPSDTPKQEVQAS